From a single Drosophila gunungcola strain Sukarami chromosome 2L unlocalized genomic scaffold, Dgunungcola_SK_2 000008F, whole genome shotgun sequence genomic region:
- the LOC128253298 gene encoding probable glutamate receptor isoform X3, whose amino-acid sequence MQEFERGGDYRVLWKRINNAREKFVLLDCPSDILVDVINASIGFNMTGSFNHLFLTDLDTHVSGIDRFYSREFTVSVAAVRLRSYIPPPVHDEIDVFDNEVDTRFDSLGTQLVYDSVVLYYNALLVISQRPGFYVPQFSCGRGFWQPGPRLVDQMKKISPKQVRPPFKTQRLQINIDGQREDFNLEVFNPLIDRVTHIWNKEFQLVDYEQIRENSTQAVKQRRMENKEDFSQKPVRYTVATRVGKPYFSWREEPEGVHFEGNERFEGYAVDLIYKLAQECKFDFNFEPVRDNKYGSYDAVTDEWDGIIRQLIDNNAQIGICDLTITQARRSVVDFTVPFMQLGISILSYKEPPPKADMYAFLNPYGVEVWLYVMIAMMITALALILTGRMDQFEWEHPVENVDHEMERENIWHLNNTMWLVLGSILNQGCDLLPRGLPMRLLTAFWWIFALLISQTYIAKLAAFITSSKIAGNIGSLHDLVDQNKVQFGTIRGGATSVYFSESNDTENRMAWNKMLSFKPDAFTKNNEEGVDRVKLSRGAYAFLMETTNLQYYVQRNCELTQIGESFGEKHYGIAVPLNANFRSNLSVGILKLSEQGVLYNLRNKWFNNNESTCNLDASAVDNGQFDMESVGGLFVVLIVGVIIAFMIGIAEFLWHVHRISVKEKIPPMLALKAEFHFLVRFWLTKKPLHTYRQSRDSTSTGYSSLERISSGSSAKKKKKVNRSAY is encoded by the exons catttatttttaactgatCTGGATACCCACGTGAGCGGCATCGATCGTTTCTATTCTAGGGAATTTACTGTGTCTGTGGCGGCCGTAAGGTTACGATCCTATATTCCCCCGCCAGTTCACGATGAAATTGATGTATTTGACAACGAGGTCGATACCAGG TTTGATTCACTTGGAACTCAGCTTGTCTATGACTCGGTTGTTCTGTACTATAATGCTCTTCTGGTAATAAGTCAGCGTCCAGGGTTCTACGTTCCCCAGTTTAGCTGTGGACGTGGTTTTTGGCAGCCAGGACCGCGTTTGGTAGACCAAATGAAAAAG ATTTCTCCAAAGCAAGTCAGGCCTCCCTTCAAAACCCAAAGactgcaaataaatattgatgGTCAGCGCGAAGATTTCAATCTTGAAGTTTTCAATCCCCTCATCGATCGCGTTACTCATATATGGAACAAGGAGTTTCAACTCGTGGACTATGAACAAATAAGGGAGAATTCGACTCAGGCCGTTAAACAGAGACGAATGGAAAACAAAGAAGACTTCTCCCAAAAACCAGTTCGGTATACAGTGGCAACTCGGGTGGGCAAACCCTACTTTAGTTGGCG TGAGGAACCCGAAGGAGTTCACTTCGAGGGAAATGAACGTTTTGAAGGCTATGCCGTGGATCTAATTTACAAGTTGGCCCAGGAATGCAAATTCGATTTTAACTTTGAACCTGTCAGGGACAATAAATATGGGAGCTACGATGCTGTCACAGATGAATGGGACGGCATTATTCGACAATTGATTGACAAT AATGCACAAATTGGAATATGTGACTTGACCATTACCCAGGCGCGTCGGTCGGTGGTGGACTTCACTGTTCCCTTCATGCAGTTGGGGATAAGTATTTTGTCGTACAAGGAGCCACCGCCGAAGGCAGACATGTACGCCTTCCTTAATCCGTATGGAGTCGAAGTTTGGCTATACGTAATGATTGCCATGATGATCACCGCCCTGGCCCTGATTCTTACCGGTCGCATGGATCAATTCGAGTGGGAGCACCCGGTGGAGAATGTGGACCACGAAATGGAGCGGGAGAACATCTGGCATCTGAACAACACCATGTGGCTGGTGCTGGGCTCGATACTCAATCAAGGCTGCGATCTGTTACCAAG AGGTCTGCCCATGCGTTTGCTGACCGCCTTCTGGTGGATCTTTGCCCTGCTCATTTCCCAGACCTATATAGCCAAGTTGGCTGCATTTATCACCTCTTCGAAGATTGCTGGCAACATCGGGTCTCTTCATGATCTTGTTGACCAGAACAAGGTTCAGTTTGGCACCATCCGCGGAGGCGCCACGTCGGTGTACTTCTCCGAATCGAATGACACTGAAAACCGGATGGCGTGGAACAAGATGCTGTCCTTCAAGCCGGATGCCTTCACCAAGAACAACGAGGAGGGCGTGGACCGCGTAAAGCTAAGCAGGGGAGCTTACGCCTTTCTGATGGAGACAACCAATCTGCAATACTACGTTCAGCGAAACTGCGAGCTCACCCAGATTGGGGAGAGTTTCGGAGAGAAGCACTACGGAATAGCAGTTCCACTGA ATGCTAACTTCCGTTCGAATCTCAGCGTGGGAATTCTCAAGCTCAGCGAGCAGGGTGTCCTTTACAATCTACGCAACAAATGGTTTAACAACAATGAGAGCACCTGTAATTTGGATGCCTCGGCAGTTGATAACGGCCAGTTTGATATGGAATCGGTGGGGGGACTATTTGTAGTGCTTATCGTGGGCGTGATCATTGCATTTATGATTGGCATTGCTGAGTTTTTATGGCATGTGCACCGCATCTCGGTGAAGGAGAAG aTTCCACCAATGCTTGCTTTGAAGGCAGAGTTTCACTTTCTCGTTAGATTCTGGTTGACCAAAAAGCCCCTTCACACCTACCGGCAGAGCCGTGATTCTACGTCGACTGGCTACTCATCGCTGGAGCGAATTTCGAGTGGCTCGAgtgcgaagaagaaaaagaaggtCAACAGGAGTGCTTACTAA
- the LOC128253311 gene encoding uncharacterized protein LOC128253311 yields MAFLGRVNSEGALTDCEVFCSRLVKLQPQTQRQEIPAIQSRGAEANGLLPQAKGSRTYIKTYDKDSMLRSMGSPSTVRYVGSSVSSSEVHSLDETETSTLRCCSLVSSGTLATMVGEDLDVDLDNPSSSPSSPESSRSTSSRGGSSSDKDSTASMCSWEEAMSLPSLRLGVGSDGAGGSPPLTYTCRLDPLRVERSAGEAYENWLSGKRRQCQYKLRAEQAEREAQRERMALRQRMAKEKYEQWCRQKAAKTAQTAQTAQTARPTQVPPRTASASAESHLQAWELQKLRLAEQRRMELRSAERRRQQEKLLRRQQAEQAFQRWMSNVAQRPKPVPTSQGMQSLRGTVSDIFINPNQWVD; encoded by the coding sequence ATGGCGTTTCTGGGACGAGTCAACAGTGAAGGAGCCCTAACCGACTGCGAGGTGTTCTGCTCCCGTCTGGTCAAGCTCCAGCCCCAGACCCAGCGCCAGGAGATCCCAGCCATCCAAAGCAGAGGGGCCGAGGCGAACGGGCTGCTCCCACAGGCCAAGGGCTCCAGGACCTACATCAAGACCTACGACAAGGACAGCATGCTGCGCTCCATGGGAAGCCCCAGCACGGTGCGCTACGTGGGCAGCTCCGTGTCGTCCAGCGAAGTCCACTCCTTGGACGAGACGGAGACCTCCACTCTGCGCTGCTGCTCGCTCGTGTCCTCGGGCACCCTGGCCACGATGGTGGGCGAGGATCTCGACGTGGACCTGGACAATCCCAGCAGCAGTCCCAGCAGCCCCGAAAGCAGCAGATCCACCTCCTCGCGAGGCGGCAGTTCCAGCGACAAGGACTCGACCGCCTCGATGTGCAGCTGGGAGGAGGCCATGTCCCTGCCCTCGCTGCGCCTGGGAGTGGGATCCGATGGAGCCGGCGGATCGCCGCCGCTCACCTACACCTGCCGCCTCGATCCGCTGCGCGTGGAGCGGTCCGCCGGCGAGGCCTACGAGAACTGGCTGTCCGGCAAGCGGCGCCAGTGCCAGTACAAGCTGCGGGCGGAGCAGGCCGAGCGGGAGGCGCAGCGGGAACGGATGGCGCTTCGCCAGCGAATGGCCAAGGAGAAGTACGAGCAGTGGTGCCGTCAGAAAGCCGCCAAGACCGCTCAGACCGCTCAGACCGCCCAGACCGCCCGGCCTACCCAAGTCCCGCCCCGAACGGCGTCCGCCTCTGCGGAGAGCCACCTGCAGGCATGGGAGCTGCAGAAGCTGAGGCTGGCCGAGCAGCGCAGGATGGAGCTGCGGAGCGCCGAGCGGCGGCGCCAGCAGGAGAAGCTGCTCCGCCGGCAGCAGGCCGAACAGGCCTTCCAGCGGTGGATGAGCAACGTGGCCCAGAGACCCAAGCCCGTCCCCACCAGCCAGGGAATGCAGTCCCTGCGCGGCACCGTTTCCGACATCTTCATCAACCCCAATCAGTGGGTGGATTGA